TCATAGGCCGTTCGTGCCTGGTGTCGGCGCGCCCACTTGACGGGTGTCTCCACCGGCGCGTGGAGACCACCCGACGTCTAGTAGTGAAGGAACCCGCATGGGCTCGGTCATCAAGAAGCGCCGCAAGCGCATGTCGAAGAAGAAGCACCGCAAGCTGCTGCGCAAGACGCGGGTCCAGCGCAGGAAGCGCGGCAAGTAACCCCAGCGGGTTCGCGCACCGCCAG
This genomic window from Saccharothrix sp. HUAS TT1 contains:
- a CDS encoding AURKAIP1/COX24 domain-containing protein, translating into MGSVIKKRRKRMSKKKHRKLLRKTRVQRRKRGK